Proteins encoded together in one Telopea speciosissima isolate NSW1024214 ecotype Mountain lineage chromosome 6, Tspe_v1, whole genome shotgun sequence window:
- the LOC122665654 gene encoding uncharacterized protein At1g27050-like has product MDGSIGFNLAPTSCFPTHIKAGTARNWLTLIANVSRQLHLREMQVQVSWANDPSPHWREGVAISSEERPLSKLLRAEVPLRRHGRRIKQSVGIVSPRNGLDTPHKGREIVAYDDLL; this is encoded by the exons ATGGATGGGTCAATCGGGTTTAACTTGGCTCCAACAAGTTGTTTCCCTACTCATATAAAAGCGGGAACTGCAAGGAACTGGCTAACTTTAATAGCTAATGTTTCCAG ACAGTTGCATTTGCGTGAAATGCAGGTCCAGGTATCTTGGGCAAATGATCCTTCTCCTCACTGGAGGGAAGGAGTTGCCATTTCTTCTGAGGAGCGGCCCTTATCCAAGTTGCTGCGTGCTGAAGTACCTCTCAGGAGACATGGCAGACGCATTAAACAGAGCGTGGGTATAGTGAGTCCGAGAAATGGGTTAGACACGCCTCACAAAGGCAGGGAAATCGTTGCCTATGATGATCTTCTCTAG